One Gordonia mangrovi genomic region harbors:
- a CDS encoding multifunctional oxoglutarate decarboxylase/oxoglutarate dehydrogenase thiamine pyrophosphate-binding subunit/dihydrolipoyllysine-residue succinyltransferase subunit: MSSSISDFGQNTWLVEEMYQQYKKDPKSVDPSWHDFLADYDPSANGSSDSAAGDDTASAATPSAAKTTATPAKPESTAKPESAQKNESTSKPAQAKQSKQVTLDQQPTKAAARKAAPAKESTATKAASGQSTASRDGSARSQKAKGPVKASSASPSEDENKVLRGPAAAIAKNMSASLEIPTATSVRAVPAKLMIDNRIVINNHLARTRGGKISFTHILGYAIVQAIKAFPNMNRHFAEVDGKPNAVTPAHTNLGLAIDLVGKDGNRTLVVAAIKNCETMGFAEFYTAYQDIVRRARDGKLTGEDFSGVTISLTNPGTIGTVHSVPRLMKGQGAIVGAGAMEYPAEFQGASDEQIADLGVGKLMTLTSTYDHRIIQGAESGDFLRTIHQLLLDDAFYDEIFTAFHIPYEPVRWRRDIPAGLVDKSTRVLELIAAYRNRGHLMADIDPLMMDSDARASHPDLDVLTYGLTLWDLDRSFKVGGFHGQEKMKLRDVLSILRDAYCRHVGVEYTHILEPEQQRWVQDRVEIKHVKPPVAEQKYILSKLNAAEAFETFLQTKYVGQKRFSLEGAEAVIPMMDAVIDQGAEHSLNEVVIGMPHRGRLNVLANIVGKPYSKIFTEFEGNLNPSQAHGSGDVKYHLGAEGKYYQMFGDNEINVSLTANPSHLEAVDPVLEGLVRAKQDQLDDDDQFSVLPLMLHGDAAFAGQGVVAETLNMAMLPGYRTGGTIHIVVNNQVGFTTAPEHSRSTEYCTDVAKMIGAPIFHVNGDDPEACVWVAKLAVDYRQAFGKDVVIDLVCFRRRGHNEGDDPSMTQPAMYDVIDTKRGVRKSYTEALIGRGDISTKEAEDALRDYQGQLERVFNEVKELEKYHAEPSPSIQADQTLPTKLVTAVDKEVLEAIGDAFFHTPDGFDPHPRVKPVLERRHEMSRHGNVDWAFAELLAFGSLVLEGRTVRLSGQDSRRGTFTQRHSVLIDRDRGSEYTPLNNLKTVAGDSAEGRFMVYDSPLSEFAVVGFEYGYSVGNPDALVMWEAQFGDFVNGAQSIIDEFISSGEAKWGQLSDVVLMLPHGHEGQGPDHTSGRIERFLQLCAEGSMTVALPSTPSSYFHLLRRHVLDGISRPLIVFTPKSMLRNKKAVSPIEEFTDDKFRSVLDDPMFLGGADRSKVKRVLLVSGKLYYELAARRDKEKREDIAVVRIEQLYPVPHRRLRNTLEQYPNAEDFRWVQEEPANQGPWPFLGLWLPEVLPDVLSGLRRISRRAMSAPSSGSSKVHAVEQQEILDECFS, translated from the coding sequence GTGAGCAGTTCGATTTCAGATTTCGGACAGAACACCTGGCTGGTCGAGGAGATGTACCAGCAATACAAGAAGGACCCGAAGTCGGTCGATCCCAGTTGGCATGACTTCCTGGCCGACTACGACCCGAGCGCGAACGGCTCGTCCGACTCGGCTGCCGGTGACGACACCGCGTCCGCAGCGACCCCCTCCGCTGCGAAGACCACCGCGACCCCCGCCAAGCCCGAGTCCACCGCCAAGCCCGAGTCCGCCCAGAAGAACGAGTCCACCTCGAAGCCTGCGCAGGCCAAGCAGAGCAAGCAGGTGACCCTCGATCAGCAGCCGACCAAGGCCGCTGCTCGCAAGGCCGCCCCGGCCAAGGAATCGACCGCAACCAAGGCCGCCTCCGGCCAGAGCACCGCGAGCCGCGACGGGTCCGCCCGCTCACAAAAGGCCAAGGGACCGGTGAAAGCCTCATCCGCGTCACCCAGCGAAGACGAGAACAAGGTGTTGCGCGGCCCGGCGGCCGCGATCGCCAAGAACATGTCCGCATCGCTGGAGATCCCCACCGCCACCAGCGTGCGCGCCGTCCCGGCGAAACTGATGATCGACAACCGCATCGTCATCAACAACCATCTCGCCCGCACCCGCGGCGGCAAGATCAGCTTCACCCACATCCTCGGCTATGCCATCGTGCAGGCGATCAAGGCGTTCCCGAACATGAACCGCCACTTCGCCGAGGTCGACGGCAAGCCCAACGCAGTCACCCCGGCACACACCAACCTCGGTCTGGCCATCGACCTGGTCGGCAAGGACGGTAACCGCACGCTGGTCGTCGCCGCGATCAAGAACTGCGAAACCATGGGTTTCGCCGAGTTCTACACCGCGTACCAGGACATCGTCCGGCGCGCCCGTGACGGCAAACTGACCGGTGAGGATTTCTCCGGTGTCACCATCTCGCTGACCAACCCCGGCACCATCGGCACGGTGCACTCGGTGCCGCGCCTGATGAAGGGGCAGGGCGCGATCGTCGGTGCCGGCGCGATGGAGTACCCGGCGGAGTTCCAGGGCGCCAGCGACGAGCAGATCGCCGACCTCGGCGTCGGCAAGCTGATGACGCTGACCTCGACCTACGACCACCGCATCATCCAGGGTGCCGAGTCGGGCGACTTCCTGCGCACGATCCACCAGCTGCTGCTCGACGACGCCTTCTACGACGAGATCTTCACCGCATTCCACATCCCCTACGAGCCGGTCCGCTGGCGGCGCGACATCCCGGCCGGCCTGGTCGACAAGAGCACTCGAGTCCTGGAACTCATTGCGGCCTACCGCAACCGGGGCCACCTGATGGCCGACATCGACCCGCTCATGATGGACAGCGACGCGCGCGCCAGCCATCCGGACCTCGATGTACTCACCTACGGCCTCACCCTCTGGGACCTGGACCGCAGCTTCAAGGTCGGCGGCTTCCACGGCCAGGAGAAGATGAAGCTCCGCGATGTGCTGTCGATCCTGCGCGACGCGTATTGCCGGCACGTCGGCGTCGAGTACACCCACATCCTCGAGCCCGAGCAACAGCGCTGGGTGCAGGACCGCGTCGAGATCAAGCACGTCAAGCCGCCGGTCGCCGAGCAGAAGTACATCCTGTCGAAGCTGAACGCCGCCGAGGCGTTCGAGACCTTCCTGCAGACCAAGTACGTCGGCCAGAAGCGCTTCTCCCTCGAGGGCGCCGAGGCCGTCATCCCGATGATGGACGCCGTCATCGACCAGGGTGCCGAGCACAGCCTCAACGAGGTCGTCATCGGCATGCCGCACCGTGGCCGGCTCAACGTGCTCGCCAACATCGTCGGCAAGCCGTACTCGAAGATCTTCACCGAGTTCGAGGGCAACCTGAATCCGTCGCAGGCGCACGGGTCGGGCGACGTGAAGTACCACCTCGGCGCCGAGGGCAAGTACTACCAGATGTTCGGCGACAACGAGATCAACGTGTCGCTGACCGCCAACCCGAGTCATCTCGAGGCGGTCGACCCGGTCCTCGAAGGGCTGGTGCGCGCCAAACAGGATCAGCTCGACGACGACGACCAGTTCTCCGTGCTGCCGCTGATGCTGCACGGCGACGCCGCGTTCGCCGGTCAGGGTGTGGTCGCCGAAACGCTGAACATGGCGATGCTGCCCGGCTATCGCACCGGCGGCACGATCCACATCGTGGTCAACAACCAGGTCGGTTTCACCACGGCACCGGAGCACTCACGCTCGACCGAGTACTGCACCGACGTCGCCAAGATGATCGGTGCGCCGATCTTCCACGTCAACGGCGACGACCCGGAGGCATGCGTCTGGGTGGCCAAGCTGGCCGTCGACTACCGCCAGGCCTTCGGCAAGGACGTCGTCATCGATCTCGTGTGCTTCCGCCGCCGCGGCCACAACGAGGGCGACGACCCCTCGATGACCCAGCCGGCCATGTACGACGTGATCGACACCAAGCGTGGCGTCCGAAAGAGCTACACCGAAGCCCTCATCGGCCGTGGTGACATCTCGACCAAGGAGGCCGAGGACGCCCTGCGCGACTACCAGGGCCAGTTGGAGCGGGTGTTCAACGAGGTCAAGGAGCTCGAGAAATACCACGCCGAACCGAGCCCCTCGATCCAGGCCGATCAGACCCTGCCGACCAAGCTGGTCACCGCCGTCGACAAGGAGGTCCTCGAGGCCATCGGCGACGCGTTCTTCCACACCCCCGACGGATTCGATCCGCATCCACGGGTGAAGCCGGTTCTCGAACGTCGCCACGAGATGTCGCGCCACGGCAACGTGGACTGGGCCTTCGCCGAGTTGCTCGCCTTCGGATCCCTCGTCCTCGAAGGCCGCACCGTGCGGCTGTCCGGACAGGACTCCCGACGCGGCACGTTCACCCAGCGGCACTCGGTGCTCATCGACCGGGACAGGGGCTCGGAGTACACACCGCTCAACAACCTCAAGACCGTCGCCGGCGACAGCGCCGAGGGCCGGTTCATGGTGTACGACTCCCCGCTGTCGGAATTCGCGGTGGTCGGCTTCGAGTACGGCTACTCGGTGGGCAACCCGGACGCGCTGGTCATGTGGGAAGCCCAGTTCGGCGACTTCGTCAACGGCGCCCAGTCGATCATCGACGAGTTCATCTCCTCGGGTGAGGCCAAGTGGGGTCAGCTCTCCGACGTCGTGCTGATGCTGCCGCACGGTCACGAGGGACAGGGCCCCGACCACACGTCTGGCCGGATCGAGCGCTTCCTGCAGTTGTGCGCCGAGGGGTCGATGACGGTGGCGCTGCCGTCCACTCCGTCGAGCTACTTCCACCTGCTGCGCCGGCATGTCCTCGACGGCATCAGCCGGCCACTGATCGTGTTCACCCCGAAGTCGATGCTGCGCAACAAGAAGGCCGTCAGCCCGATCGAGGAGTTCACCGACGACAAGTTCCGTTCGGTCCTCGACGACCCGATGTTCTTGGGCGGCGCCGACCGCAGCAAGGTCAAGCGGGTGCTGTTGGTCAGCGGCAAGCTGTACTACGAACTCGCTGCGCGACGCGACAAGGAGAAGCGCGAGGACATCGCCGTCGTGCGCATCGAGCAGCTCTACCCGGTGCCGCACCGGCGACTGCGCAACACCCTCGAGCAGTATCCCAACGCCGAGGACTTCCGCTGGGTGCAGGAGGAGCCGGCCAACCAGGGTCCGTGGCCGTTCCTCGGCCTGTGGCTGCCCGAGGTGCTGCCGGACGTCCTGAGCGGACTGCGCCGGATCTCGCGTCGCGCGATGTCGGCACCCTCGTCGGGCTCGAGCAAGGTGCACGCCGTCGAGCAGCAGGAGATCCTCGACGAGTGCTTCTCCTGA
- a CDS encoding ABC transporter ATP-binding protein, with translation MRHSADATPSATDDAPTRRGWIRRLAAECGHHRALVTITLTVTAVAVAVDLIAPLLAKAAIDHATGAATDGWSIRLIVTALVVLAVVRYGCQFGRRLTAGRLSVSVQNGLRRKLLDTLLHLDGNAQNQIRTGQIVSRSISDLQIVQGLLAMAPLSLGAAVQVVVAIGIMAYLSPLLTCVALSIFPLVALVVFRTRRKLFAATWSAQQAAADVAQHVEETVTGVRVVKGFGQERRAVDELVGLGARLYSLRLRAGRINARFTPTMAAIPQLGMVAVIALGGYLTMTGHITAGTFLAFATYIASMTALARLLTNLVVSAQLARAAVDRVYDVIDHPRDPAEHNTATLPDGPVGLRMRDVRFAFGDRQVLDGVDLTVGPGECVAVVGRPGSGKSTLADLAGRYYRTDSGAVELLVGDTVHPVDELASDALHDAVSVVFDEPFLYSDTIAANIVLGPAAGEARLGGAAPSPRLVAAADRADALEFIDTLTDGFDTVVGERGLTLSGGQRQRVALARALYGGSRVLVLDDATSAVDASTEVRILRGLRNRHRTMLLLAHRRSTLALADRVAVLDGGRIVDMGTVEELDGRCELFRSLMASADPEQVGRIATPEVPRGPELNELWPATAPVAAPDRPIRPPATPTRGPGGGGARGGGGMGGALGSMPATPELEAAVDTLPPADEEPAVDVGAARSDNREFSLTQLLRPVRWLLGIAIVTIAIDTLVGLAFPTLARTVIDAATDADESTLWWATAVGVGLVGIGWLAAATMTITATRAGERVLFGLRVRSYAHLQRLGLDYYERELSGRIMTRMTTDVDALSTFLQTGLSTAVVAALTLIGVTVALVITDPLLGALILPVFPVLIIATVVFRRISAVAYTRSRELVSLVNADFQENIAGIKTTQTYRHTPTATARFTRRTDEWLRARMVSQVAISIYFPFITFMSDLATAVAIAVGAQQISQGSLSAGTLVAFVLYLSMLFGPVQQLSQVFDGYQQASVGLRRIGDLIRTPSSLQHRDTHIAVPTTGFDGRVELDDVTFRYSGADRDALTEVDLTVPAGTSLALVGKTGAGKSTIVKLLARYYDPSSGAVRMDGRDIRDHALEDYRARIGVVPQEPHLFTGTVADNIAYGRPDADRAEIAAAAAAVGAAGMIADLPGAMNHPIGERGQGLSSGQRQLIALARAELVHPDLLLLDEATATLDQATEALVLAAGEALTHRRTSVIVAHRLATAARADLIAVVDQGRIVELGTHRELLSLDGRYRAFWDAGVAPDADGIATAGDMRLR, from the coding sequence GTGCGGCACAGCGCCGACGCGACGCCGTCGGCAACCGACGACGCCCCAACCCGGCGCGGCTGGATCCGCCGGCTCGCCGCCGAGTGCGGACATCACCGCGCATTGGTCACGATCACCCTGACGGTGACCGCGGTGGCGGTCGCGGTCGACCTGATCGCGCCGTTGCTCGCCAAGGCCGCGATCGACCACGCGACGGGCGCCGCCACAGACGGGTGGTCGATCCGACTCATCGTCACCGCCCTCGTGGTGCTGGCGGTGGTGCGCTACGGATGCCAGTTCGGACGTCGGCTGACGGCCGGACGCCTGTCGGTGAGCGTGCAAAACGGGCTGCGCCGCAAGCTGCTCGACACGTTGCTGCACCTCGACGGCAACGCCCAGAACCAGATCCGCACCGGCCAGATCGTGTCGCGGTCCATCTCGGATCTGCAGATCGTGCAGGGACTGCTGGCGATGGCACCGCTGTCGCTGGGGGCAGCGGTCCAGGTGGTCGTCGCCATCGGCATCATGGCGTATCTGTCGCCTCTGCTCACCTGCGTCGCCTTGTCGATCTTCCCGCTGGTCGCCCTGGTGGTGTTCCGGACCCGCCGCAAGCTCTTCGCGGCCACCTGGTCTGCCCAGCAGGCGGCGGCCGACGTCGCACAGCACGTCGAGGAGACCGTCACCGGCGTGCGCGTGGTGAAGGGATTCGGCCAGGAACGCCGCGCGGTCGACGAACTGGTGGGGCTGGGCGCCCGCCTGTACTCCCTGCGATTGCGCGCGGGACGGATCAACGCGCGCTTCACCCCGACGATGGCCGCCATCCCGCAACTCGGCATGGTCGCGGTGATCGCGCTCGGCGGTTATCTCACCATGACCGGTCACATCACCGCAGGCACCTTCCTCGCCTTCGCCACCTACATCGCCTCCATGACGGCGCTGGCCCGACTGCTCACCAACCTCGTGGTGAGCGCCCAGTTGGCGCGGGCCGCGGTGGACCGGGTCTACGACGTCATCGATCACCCGCGCGACCCGGCCGAGCACAACACCGCGACACTGCCCGACGGCCCGGTCGGATTGCGGATGCGCGACGTACGGTTCGCGTTCGGTGATCGGCAAGTGCTCGACGGGGTCGACCTCACCGTGGGACCCGGAGAATGCGTCGCCGTGGTGGGCCGCCCCGGGTCGGGGAAGTCCACACTCGCCGACCTGGCCGGACGCTACTACCGGACCGATTCCGGGGCCGTCGAGCTCCTGGTGGGCGACACCGTCCACCCGGTCGACGAGCTGGCGTCGGATGCCCTCCACGACGCGGTCTCGGTGGTCTTCGACGAGCCGTTCCTGTATTCCGACACCATCGCGGCCAACATCGTCCTGGGTCCGGCGGCCGGCGAGGCCCGGCTCGGCGGTGCGGCCCCCAGCCCCCGACTGGTGGCGGCCGCCGACCGCGCCGACGCCCTCGAGTTCATCGACACGCTCACCGACGGATTCGACACCGTGGTCGGCGAACGCGGGCTCACACTGTCCGGCGGTCAACGGCAACGCGTAGCCCTGGCCCGGGCGCTCTACGGCGGGTCCCGCGTGCTCGTGCTCGACGACGCGACGTCAGCGGTGGACGCCTCCACCGAGGTCCGCATCCTGCGTGGACTACGCAACCGACACCGAACGATGCTGCTGCTGGCACACCGCCGGTCGACGCTGGCGCTGGCCGACCGCGTCGCGGTGCTCGACGGCGGGCGCATCGTCGACATGGGGACGGTCGAGGAGTTGGACGGCCGCTGCGAACTGTTCCGCAGTCTGATGGCGTCGGCCGACCCCGAACAGGTGGGACGTATCGCCACCCCCGAGGTCCCGCGTGGCCCGGAGCTGAACGAACTGTGGCCGGCCACCGCACCCGTCGCCGCACCGGACCGGCCGATCCGGCCGCCGGCCACACCCACGCGGGGTCCGGGCGGCGGGGGTGCCCGAGGCGGCGGGGGCATGGGCGGTGCACTCGGCTCCATGCCCGCGACACCCGAGCTCGAGGCCGCGGTCGACACCCTCCCGCCCGCCGACGAAGAGCCCGCCGTCGACGTCGGGGCGGCCCGCTCGGACAACCGTGAGTTCTCCCTGACACAGCTGCTGCGGCCGGTGCGCTGGCTGCTCGGCATCGCGATCGTCACCATCGCGATCGACACGCTCGTCGGGCTGGCCTTCCCCACGCTGGCCCGCACCGTCATCGATGCCGCCACGGACGCCGACGAATCGACCCTGTGGTGGGCCACCGCGGTGGGCGTGGGGTTGGTGGGAATCGGATGGCTGGCCGCCGCCACCATGACGATCACCGCCACCCGGGCCGGCGAACGCGTCCTGTTCGGCCTGCGGGTGCGTAGCTACGCCCACCTGCAACGGCTGGGTCTCGACTACTACGAACGCGAGCTGTCCGGGCGCATCATGACCCGGATGACCACCGACGTCGACGCGCTGTCGACATTCCTGCAGACCGGTCTCTCCACCGCGGTCGTCGCGGCGCTCACCCTGATCGGTGTCACCGTGGCGTTGGTGATCACCGACCCGTTGCTCGGCGCACTGATCCTGCCCGTCTTTCCCGTCCTGATCATCGCCACCGTGGTGTTCCGGCGGATCTCAGCGGTCGCCTACACGCGCTCACGGGAGCTGGTGAGCCTGGTCAACGCCGATTTCCAGGAGAACATCGCCGGCATCAAGACCACACAGACCTATCGACACACTCCCACCGCGACGGCGCGGTTCACCCGTCGGACCGACGAGTGGCTGCGTGCCCGAATGGTCTCCCAGGTCGCGATCTCGATCTACTTCCCGTTCATCACATTCATGTCGGACCTCGCGACCGCGGTGGCCATCGCGGTCGGCGCACAGCAGATCTCCCAGGGATCGCTGTCGGCGGGCACACTGGTCGCCTTCGTCCTCTACCTCTCGATGCTGTTCGGTCCGGTGCAGCAGCTCTCCCAGGTGTTCGACGGGTACCAACAGGCCTCCGTCGGCCTGCGACGTATCGGCGACCTCATCCGCACCCCGAGCTCGCTACAGCACCGCGACACCCACATCGCGGTCCCGACAACGGGTTTCGATGGCCGCGTGGAACTCGACGACGTCACGTTCCGGTACTCCGGCGCCGACCGCGACGCCCTGACCGAGGTCGACCTCACGGTCCCGGCGGGAACATCGCTGGCGCTGGTCGGCAAGACCGGCGCGGGCAAGTCCACCATCGTCAAATTGCTCGCCCGCTACTACGACCCCAGCTCGGGTGCGGTCCGGATGGACGGCCGCGACATCCGCGACCATGCGCTCGAGGACTACCGCGCGCGCATCGGGGTGGTGCCGCAGGAGCCCCACCTGTTCACCGGCACCGTCGCCGACAACATCGCCTACGGCCGACCCGACGCCGATCGTGCAGAGATCGCGGCGGCCGCGGCGGCGGTGGGCGCCGCGGGCATGATCGCCGACCTGCCGGGTGCGATGAACCATCCGATCGGCGAACGAGGACAAGGCCTGTCGTCGGGCCAACGCCAACTGATCGCGCTGGCGCGCGCCGAACTCGTGCACCCCGATCTGTTGCTGCTCGACGAGGCCACCGCCACGCTGGACCAGGCGACCGAAGCCCTCGTGCTGGCCGCCGGCGAGGCACTCACCCACCGGCGGACGTCGGTCATCGTCGCCCATCGCCTGGCCACCGCGGCACGTGCAGACCTGATCGCCGTGGTCGATCAGGGCCGCATCGTCGAGCTGGGAACACACCGCGAGTTGCTGTCGTTGGACGGGAGGTACCGCGCGTTCTGGGATGCGGGTGTCGCCCCGGACGCCGACGGTATCGCCACCGCTGGTGACATGCGCCTCAGATGA
- a CDS encoding glutathione S-transferase family protein, producing the protein MTTNSPRTAAKPPTEGAATEQGVYVTTGQEFVRDTNYIDTRITRDGRDGYPVEAGRYRLIVARACPWANRTIIVRRLLGLEGALSMGMCGPTHDADSWTFDLDPGGLDPVLQIPRLKDAYEKRFPGYPKGITVPAVVDIPTGAVVTNNYPQITVDFELEWTDHHRPGAPDLYPEHLRDEIDEVSRGVYTEVNNGVYRCGFAGDQESYEKAYHRLFTKLDELSERLSTRRYLVGDTITEADIRLFTTLARFDPVYHGHFKCNRSKLAEMPVLWAYARDLFQTPGFGDTIDFTQIKRHYYVVHRDINPTGVVPAGPDLGNWLTPHHRAELGGRPFGDGTPPGPPPTDEVVPAADGVPTHG; encoded by the coding sequence ATGACGACGAACAGCCCGCGCACCGCGGCGAAGCCACCCACCGAAGGGGCGGCGACCGAGCAGGGCGTCTACGTGACCACCGGACAGGAGTTCGTGCGGGATACGAACTACATCGACACCCGGATCACCCGGGACGGCCGCGACGGCTACCCGGTCGAGGCCGGCCGCTACCGCCTCATCGTCGCGCGGGCGTGTCCGTGGGCGAATCGGACGATCATCGTGCGTCGCCTCCTCGGACTCGAAGGCGCCCTGTCGATGGGCATGTGCGGTCCCACGCATGACGCCGATTCCTGGACCTTCGACCTCGATCCCGGTGGTCTCGATCCGGTACTGCAGATACCGCGCCTGAAGGATGCATACGAGAAGAGGTTCCCGGGCTACCCCAAGGGCATCACCGTGCCCGCGGTGGTCGACATCCCGACCGGTGCGGTGGTGACCAACAACTACCCCCAGATCACCGTCGACTTCGAACTCGAATGGACCGACCACCACCGCCCGGGGGCGCCCGACCTGTATCCCGAACATCTGCGCGACGAAATCGACGAGGTCAGCCGGGGGGTGTACACCGAGGTCAACAACGGGGTCTACCGCTGCGGTTTCGCCGGAGACCAGGAGTCCTACGAGAAGGCCTACCACCGGCTCTTCACCAAACTCGACGAACTCTCCGAGCGGTTGTCGACTCGCCGCTATCTGGTCGGCGACACCATCACCGAGGCCGACATCCGGCTGTTCACGACGCTGGCGCGCTTCGACCCCGTCTACCATGGCCATTTCAAGTGCAATCGCAGCAAACTCGCGGAGATGCCGGTGTTGTGGGCCTACGCCCGCGATCTGTTCCAGACGCCCGGGTTCGGCGACACCATCGACTTCACCCAGATCAAACGCCACTACTACGTCGTCCATCGCGACATCAATCCGACCGGGGTGGTGCCGGCGGGGCCGGATCTGGGCAACTGGCTGACCCCGCACCACCGTGCGGAGCTCGGCGGCCGACCCTTCGGCGACGGCACGCCGCCCGGACCACCACCGACCGACGAGGTCGTGCCCGCAGCAGACGGAGTACCCACACATGGCTGA
- a CDS encoding PadR family transcriptional regulator — protein sequence MSANGTLPPLAVLVLGLVAERPMHPYEMFQTTIERREDRLVKFRPGTLYHTVDRLAGKELIEVHDVEREGNRPERTIYRITAGGRAALARSLEELLAGHPTEYPQLYLALSEAHGLPRARVIELLATRLTQMRAELQTLRAGAADADAAGKAEMFYLDIGCRITTLVAQIGWLDDLVKRLTTHTIAWLDDPDFRAAAVPTGLHEKDTKA from the coding sequence ATGTCGGCAAACGGGACATTGCCGCCGCTGGCGGTGCTCGTGCTCGGACTCGTGGCCGAGCGGCCCATGCATCCCTACGAGATGTTCCAGACCACCATCGAGCGGCGCGAGGACCGACTCGTCAAATTTCGGCCCGGCACGCTCTACCACACCGTCGATCGACTGGCCGGCAAGGAGCTGATCGAGGTCCACGACGTGGAGCGTGAGGGCAACCGACCCGAGCGGACTATCTACCGGATCACCGCCGGCGGCCGCGCCGCCCTGGCGCGCAGCCTGGAGGAATTGCTCGCCGGCCACCCGACGGAATACCCACAGCTCTATCTCGCCCTCTCAGAGGCCCACGGGCTGCCACGGGCGCGTGTCATCGAACTGCTCGCCACCCGACTCACACAGATGCGCGCCGAACTCCAGACCCTCCGTGCGGGTGCCGCCGACGCCGACGCGGCCGGCAAGGCGGAGATGTTCTACCTCGACATCGGTTGCCGTATAACCACATTGGTTGCGCAGATCGGCTGGCTCGACGACCTTGTCAAACGTCTGACCACCCACACCATCGCCTGGCTCGACGACCCGGATTTCCGTGCCGCTGCCGTCCCCACCGGGCTGCACGAGAAGGACACAAAAGCATGA
- a CDS encoding MFS transporter: MTSPSTPSTAPAPVTTRPWAAMLALCVGFFMILVDMTIVAVAQPQIQTALDTDVNGVVWVTSAYLLTYAVPLLITGRLGDKYGPKKVYQLGLLLFTIASVWCGFADTIGELVAARALQGVGAALITPQTMALITRIFPPEKRGAAMGVWGTVAGVATLVGPLLGGILTDGLGWEWIFFVNLPVGVVGLVLAAILVPDVDTHDHHFDWLGVALSAVGMFALVFGIQDGEKYGWNTWIWTLIIGGLVCMALFVWWQSRINGEPLVPLSLFADRNFSLANIGIASMGFAISGLMIPTMFFLQLVGGMTPTRAAVMMVPMAVLTGVLAPIVGRVLDRVHPRTIIASALLLNAIAVGWLGMIARPATPVWQLIIPLCLMGVASAGIWAPLAATATRNLPWHQAGAGAGVYNTTRMIGSVLGSAAVGALMQTRLATLLPGVDTEHHSAGGQLPDEVRDGFATAMGQSLYLPAAVLLIGVAAALFFVKPRHQLPVAAPGGGPTQAGDSAAPGRVAPA, translated from the coding sequence ATGACCTCCCCATCAACCCCCTCGACCGCGCCCGCGCCGGTCACCACTCGGCCGTGGGCGGCGATGCTGGCGCTGTGCGTCGGCTTCTTCATGATCCTCGTGGACATGACGATCGTCGCGGTGGCGCAACCGCAGATCCAGACCGCACTGGACACCGATGTGAACGGCGTCGTCTGGGTGACCAGCGCCTACCTGCTCACCTACGCGGTCCCACTGCTCATCACCGGCCGACTCGGCGACAAATACGGGCCGAAGAAGGTCTATCAGCTCGGCTTGCTGCTGTTCACGATCGCCAGCGTGTGGTGTGGATTCGCCGACACCATCGGTGAACTCGTCGCCGCACGCGCCCTCCAGGGTGTGGGCGCGGCCCTGATCACCCCGCAGACCATGGCCCTCATCACGCGTATCTTCCCGCCGGAGAAGCGTGGTGCGGCCATGGGGGTCTGGGGCACGGTGGCCGGCGTCGCGACATTGGTGGGCCCGCTGCTCGGCGGCATCCTGACCGACGGTCTCGGCTGGGAGTGGATCTTCTTCGTGAACCTGCCGGTCGGCGTGGTCGGTCTGGTCTTGGCCGCAATACTGGTTCCTGACGTCGATACCCACGATCACCACTTCGACTGGCTCGGGGTCGCGCTGTCGGCGGTGGGCATGTTCGCTCTCGTCTTCGGCATCCAGGACGGGGAGAAATACGGCTGGAATACGTGGATCTGGACACTGATCATCGGCGGCCTGGTCTGCATGGCGCTGTTCGTCTGGTGGCAGTCGCGGATCAATGGTGAGCCGCTGGTCCCGTTGTCACTGTTCGCCGACCGCAACTTCTCGCTGGCCAACATCGGCATCGCGTCGATGGGTTTCGCGATCTCCGGCCTGATGATCCCCACGATGTTCTTCTTGCAGTTGGTCGGCGGGATGACGCCCACCCGGGCTGCGGTGATGATGGTCCCGATGGCGGTGTTGACCGGTGTGCTCGCGCCGATCGTCGGTCGCGTGCTCGACCGGGTGCATCCGCGCACCATCATCGCCTCGGCGCTACTGCTCAACGCGATCGCGGTGGGTTGGTTGGGCATGATCGCCCGCCCGGCCACCCCGGTGTGGCAGCTGATCATCCCGCTGTGTCTGATGGGTGTCGCATCAGCCGGGATCTGGGCGCCGCTGGCGGCCACCGCGACCCGCAACCTGCCCTGGCATCAGGCCGGCGCCGGCGCCGGCGTGTACAACACGACCCGGATGATCGGTTCGGTGCTCGGCAGTGCGGCGGTGGGTGCGCTGATGCAGACGCGTCTGGCCACGTTGCTTCCCGGTGTCGACACCGAGCACCACAGCGCGGGCGGCCAGCTGCCGGACGAGGTCCGGGACGGATTCGCCACCGCCATGGGGCAGTCCCTCTATCTGCCCGCCGCTGTGTTGCTCATCGGCGTCGCGGCGGCGCTGTTCTTCGTCAAACCCCGCCACCAGCTACCGGTGGCGGCCCCTGGCGGAGGACCCACTCAGGCCGGCGACAGCGCGGCGCCCGGACGGGTCGCACCGGCCTGA